From the Lacipirellulaceae bacterium genome, the window GACTCGACTTTTTCCAAGTTCCGACAACACTGCTCGCGCAGGTTGATAGCTCGGTCGGCGGCAAGACGGGCGTCAATCTTCCCGGCGGTAAGAACATGGTCGGCTGCTTCTGGCAACCCCTCGGCGTGCTGATCGATGTCGAAGTCCTCACCACCCTGCCCGACCGCGAGTATCGAGCCGGCCTCGCCGAGGTCGTGAAGTACGGCGTCATTCTCGACGAGCCCTTCTTCGCGTACCTCGAAGACAACGCGGAAGCGATCAACGCCAAAGACCCGGCCGTCCTCGCTGAAATCGTCCGCCGCAGTTGTGAACTGAAAGCCAAAGTCGTCGAAGCGGACGAACTGGAAGCCGTCGACATGGATGTCCCTCTAACACGTGCCATTCTCAACTACGGCCACACCTTCGCCCACGCCTTCGAAGCGATTACCGGCTATGGCGAAATGCTCCACGGTGAAGCCGTCGCCGCCGGGATGCGCTGTGCTGCGCGACTCGCAGAGAAGCAATGCCGCGTCGACGAACAATTCGTTCAGCGCCAAGATCTCTTGCTCGCCACCCTCGGCCTCTCTTTCGCCCCACCCGAGGCGGACCCGGAAGACCTCCTCCATCTGATGAGCCGCGACAAAAAAAGCGACGGCGGCCAAATTCGCTTCATCCTGCCTACGAAGATGGGCCACGTCGAGCTGGTCGACGACTTCAAGAGCGAAGACGTCATCGCGTCGTTCAAGTTCGAATAGCTCGATATGCCCGCCAACAAACCTCTCATCAAAGCTGCGAAAAGCCTCTCTGACAAAGTCAACGAGCTCACTTTCGCTGAGCCTGTCACGCACGTCTACAACCCACTCGACTACGCCCGCGCCGCACACAACGAGTATCTCCGCTTCGCGAACCCCGAGGGAATACGTGTTCTCTTCCTCGGCATGAACCCCGGCCCCTGGGGCATGGCGCAAACGGGCGTCCCTTTCGGCCAAATCGAAGCGGTACGCGACTGGATGCAAATCGACGCCCACATCAATAAACCAGACGATAATCATTTTAATGGCGAACACCCCAAACGCCCCATTCATGGCTTAGACTGCGAACGCAGCGAAGTCTCCGGCGAGCGTCTCTGGGGACTGTTCCGCGAACGCTTCGTGACAAAAGAAAAATTCTTCGCCGAACACTTCGTCACCAACTACTGCCCGCTGGTGTTCATGGAAGAAAGCGGCAAGAACCGCACGCCCGACAAGCTGCCTGCCGTCGAACGCGAGCCGCTAGAAAAACTCTGCGACGACCATCTGCTCCGCGTGCTGAGAATCCTCGACCCCGAATGGGCCGTCGGCATCGGCGTCTACGCGGAGAACTGCTTGAAGCGTGTTTCTGAATTCACGAACGCCAGAATCCGCCGCATCCTCCACCCCAGCCCGGCGAGCCCCGCCGCCAACCGCGGTTGGGCCGCAGCGGCAACGAAGCAGCTCGTTGACGGGGGCATCTGGAAGTAGCTCTACTTTTCTCCGCCCCGATTTATTTCATGGAACGATAAGAGCTCACTATACCTGTCGAATGGCATGTCAACCGATGCTATGCAATGCATAGCTACCAGAATACTAGCCGCGACGAGAAAGAGAGACGAATGAAAGAAGACATTCTTGAGCAACTGGTAGACGACTACTTACAAACGAAGGGCTACTTCACTCAACACAATCTGAAGTTTCGTCCAAGTCCCGACCACCCAGACTTTGTGACCAATCAAGACTCCAACCATAGTGACATCGATGTCATTGGCTATAACCCGTGTCTCCGAGGCGCCAAGAGAGTGATGGCTGTCAGCTGCAAAAGTTGGCAAGGTGGACTGCGGCCAAGAAAAAAAATCCGACAGATAGAAAACGGAATGACAGCCGGAGGAAGGGACGCCTGGCGAGGATTCCGCGAACTCGTTGTCCCGAAGTGGAGCGAGGCTTTTCGAAACG encodes:
- a CDS encoding single-stranded DNA-binding protein — encoded protein: MPANKPLIKAAKSLSDKVNELTFAEPVTHVYNPLDYARAAHNEYLRFANPEGIRVLFLGMNPGPWGMAQTGVPFGQIEAVRDWMQIDAHINKPDDNHFNGEHPKRPIHGLDCERSEVSGERLWGLFRERFVTKEKFFAEHFVTNYCPLVFMEESGKNRTPDKLPAVEREPLEKLCDDHLLRVLRILDPEWAVGIGVYAENCLKRVSEFTNARIRRILHPSPASPAANRGWAAAATKQLVDGGIWK
- the aroB gene encoding 3-dehydroquinate synthase, with product MVNSESKVRVNLAERSYDIAIGNGNRHQLAEFLSSRTKHDHAVIITDENVDQLYADTIADSLTDAGWEVQVLIVEPGETSKCIGEAENLWETMLNEGADRHSIVLAIGGGVVGDLAGFVAATFTRGLDFFQVPTTLLAQVDSSVGGKTGVNLPGGKNMVGCFWQPLGVLIDVEVLTTLPDREYRAGLAEVVKYGVILDEPFFAYLEDNAEAINAKDPAVLAEIVRRSCELKAKVVEADELEAVDMDVPLTRAILNYGHTFAHAFEAITGYGEMLHGEAVAAGMRCAARLAEKQCRVDEQFVQRQDLLLATLGLSFAPPEADPEDLLHLMSRDKKSDGGQIRFILPTKMGHVELVDDFKSEDVIASFKFE